A stretch of Mytilus edulis chromosome 11, xbMytEdul2.2, whole genome shotgun sequence DNA encodes these proteins:
- the LOC139493991 gene encoding uncharacterized protein, with protein MSVPFETPNVIVQNRPRHHEVREFIPRVPQGFNGRVFAGTNEDRAVSFEADRFGPNTAGRTIDVRRTVQAAQGPAVAPQAQEVAVEFHDGRSGQPIRDDARRGQGVRRTVERVAGGSRQGQAFAIGDEIVSGGEFLRGGGVALGAGGGGLVGGAIGGGGVGLGGGAGGGFGFGGGAQVLGVIGGGGIGGGGGGLGGRGIGGGSGGGRGIGGGIGGGRGIGGGYGGYGPVGYGVGSKGDY; from the exons ATGTCAG TTCCATTTGAAA CACCAAACGTAATTGTCCAGAACAGACCACGTCACCACGAAGTCAGAGAATTTATTCCAAGAGTACCACAAG GATTCAATGGCCGAGTTTTTGCCGGCACAAATGAAGATAGAGCAGTATCTTTCGAAGCAGATCGAT TCGGACCAAACACAGCTGGAAGAACAATTGACGTAAGACGTACAG TACAAGCTGCACAAGGACCAGCAGTAGCACCACAAGCTCAAGAAGTAGCAGTTGAATTCCATGATGGACGTTCAGGTCAACCAATCAGAGACGATGCAAGAAGAG GTCAAGGAGTTAGACGTACAGTTGAAAGAGTCGCAGGAGGTTCCCGACAAGGTCAGGCTTTCGCAATCGGAGACGAAATTGTATCTGGTGGAGAATTCTTGAGAGGTGGAGGAGTCGCATTAGGTGCCGGAGGTGGTGGCCTAGTAGGAGGAGCTATCGGAGGAGGCGGAGTCGGATTAGGAGGAGGAGCAGGAGGCGGATTCGGATTTGGAGGAGGAGCACAAGTTCTTGGAGTTATCGGAGGAGGAGGTATCGGTGGCGGTGGAG GTGGATTAGGCGGACGTGGAATTGGTGGCGGTAGCGGAGGTGGACGTGGAATTGGTGGCGGTATCGGAGGTGGACGTGGAATCGGAGGAGGATACGGCGGATATGGACCAGTCGGATATGGAGTTGGTTCCAAAGGCGACTATTAG
- the LOC139495170 gene encoding valine-rich protein-like, translated as MLKNLNSTYYLIVILFSSIVAIPKAVVRHKPLRQDTAHDVHQHVNLKRTEVRRVNQVVDLIHEVPMVVVKHKTFLSPEIIPKPVVVNEVLALPVIHDNHVVQVEHIDAPFEVERKKFVPKPFTVIKPVAVDFLKKITKVYDRKVEVPHFQPVPLIATIDKPRPVPFTREVVQHYDVHVNVPRPRPVKLTRHRTHVENGMLIL; from the exons ATGTTAAAAAATCTAAACTCAACTTAttatttaattgtaattttattcTCTTCCATTGTAGCAATCCCAAAAGCAG TTGTAAGACACAAACCACTGAGACAAGATACAGCACATGATGTTCACCAACATGTTAATCTTAAGAGGACTGAAGTTCGACGTGTTAACCAAGTGGTCGATTTGATCCACGAGG ttCCAATGGTTGTCGTTAAACACA AGACATTTTTGTCACCTG AAATTATCCCAAAACCAGTTGTTGTAAACGAAGTCCTTGCACTTCCAGTTATTCACGACAATCATG ttgTTCAGGTTGAGCATA ttgATGCTCCAT ttGAAGTTGAAAGGAAGAAATTTG ttCCAAAACCATTCACAGTAATCAAACCAGTTGCTGTCGACTTCCTCAAGAAAA TCACCAAGGTTTACGACAGAAAAGTTGAGGTACCACACTTCCAACCAGTTCCATTGATCGCCACAATTGACAAACCAAGGCCAGTACCATTCACAAGAGAAG TTGTTCAACATTACGACGTCCACG TTAATGTACCAAGACCAAGACCAGTCAAATTGACCAGACACAGAACTCATGTTGAAAATGGTATGCTGATACTCTAA